The genomic interval TCCAGCCGGCGTGACGGGGGCGGGGTCCGCCCCTCAGCCCGCCGCGCCCGCCAGCGCTTCCAGGACCGGTGCGATCAGCGGGTGGGCCTCCGCGCCCCGGCGGACCGCCGCGAACACCCGGCGGGTGGGGGCGGTCCCGCGCACCGGGCGGACCACCACGCCGGTCAGCGGCATGCCCTGGAGGGCGGTGCGCGGCACCAGGGCCACTCCGGCCCCCGCGCCGGCCAGGGCGACGACCGCGTGGAAGTCGTCCGAGGAGTGTTCGAGGTTCGGGGCGAATCCGGCGTACTCGCAGGCCAGGACCACCACGTCGTGGCAGGGGTTGCCGGGGTAGGGCCCGATCCAGGCGTCCTTGGCCAGCTCGGCGACGGCCACCTGCTCCTGGCCGGCCAGCCGGTGCCCCACCGGGAGCACCGCGTCGAACGGTTCCGAGTAGAGGGGGACGCGGGTGAGGCGGCGGTCGTCCTCGCCTGGGGCGCCCCGGTACTCGACGGCGACGGCGACATCGACCTGGCGGTCCAGGACCATCGGGACGCTCGCGTCGCCCTCCGCGTCCTGGACGCGGACCTTGATGCCGGGGGCGGTCCGGCTCAGCGCGGCGATGGCGGGGGCGAGCACCAGGCCGATGCCGGTGGCGAACGCGGCGACCGTGACCGTACCGGCCTCGCCCGAGCCGTACGCGGCCAGCTCGGCCTCCGCCCGTTCCAGCTGGGCCAGGACCGCGTTGGTGTGGGTGAGCAGGATCTCGCCGGCCGGGGTGAGCCTGGCCCCGCGCGAGCCGCGTTCCACGAGCCGGTGGCCGGTCTCCTGCTCCAGGGCGGCGAGCTGCTGGGAGACGGCGGACGGGGTCAGGTACAGGGCGGCGGCCGCGGCGGTCACCGTGCCGTGGTCCGCCACGGCGCGCAGCACGCGCAGCCGCCGGGCATCGATCATGTGACCTATTGTCCCAGGTCGCGGGGGCGCCCTGACCGCCCCCGCGACCGTCCTGGGACCGTCCTCAGCCCTCCAGCTCGGCGCGCGCGGCGACGAACGCGTCGACCGCGCGGTTCACGTCCGCCGTGGAGTGCGCGGCGGAGAGCTGGACGCGGATGCGGGCCGCGCCCTGGGGGACGACCGGGTACGAGAACCCGATCACGTACACACCGCGCTCCAGGAGCAGCTCCGCCATCCGGCCTGCCTTCGCCGCGTCCCCGATCATGACGGGGGCGATGGCGTGGTCGCCGGGCAGGATGTCGAAGCCCTCCTCGGTCATCCGGGTACGGAAGAGCGCGGTGTTGGCGTTCAGCCGCTCGCGCAGCTCGCCGGCGGACTCCAGCAGGTCGATGACCTTGAGGGAGGCGGCGGCGATGACCGGGGCGAGCGAGTTCGAGAAGAGGTACGGGCGCGAGCGCTGGCGCAGCAGGGCGACGATCTCGGCGCGGGCCGCGACGTAACCGCCGGAGGCACCGCCGAGCGCCTTGCCGAGGGTGCCGGTGATGATGTCGACGCGGTCCATCACGTCGTGCAGCTCGGGCGTACCGCGTCCGCCCGCGCCGACGAAGCCGACGGCGTGCGAGTCGTCCACCATGACCATGGCGTCGTAGCGCTCGGCCAGGTCGCAGATCTCGCGCAGCGGTGCGACGTAACCGTCCATGGAGAAGACGCCGTCGGTGACGATCAGCCGGCGCCGGGCCCCGGACGCCTCCTTGAGCTGGGTCTCCAGGTCGGCCATGTCGCGGTTGGCGTAGCGGAAGCGCTTGGCCTTGGACAGGCGGATGCCGTCGATGATCGAGGCGTGGTTGAGGGCGTCGGAGATGACCGCGTCCTCGGCGCCGAGGATCGTCTCGAACACGCCGCCGTTGGCGTCGAAGCAGGAGGAGTAGAGGATCGTGTCCTCCTGGCCCAGGAAGGAGGAGAGCCGCTGCTCCAGCTCCTTGTGGACCTCCTGGGTGCCGCAGATGAAGCGGACCGAGGCCATGCCGTAGCCCCAGCGGTCCAGCGCCTCGTGCGCGGCGGCGATCACGTCGGGGTGGTCGGCGAGGCCCAGGTAGTTGTTGGCGCAGAAGTTCAGCACCTCGCCGGGGCGGCCCCCGGCGGTGACGGCCACGGTCGCGGACTGCGGGGTGCCGATGACGCGCTCGGGCTTGTGCAGCCCGGCCGCCTCGATCTCTTCGAGGGTGGTGCGCAGGTCGTCGCGTACGGAGTCGAACATGCCGGTTCCTTAAAGAGGTGAGGAGGTCAGACGGTCCAGTCGAGGATGACCTTGCCGCCGCGCCCGCTCGCCGCGTCGTCGAAGGCCGCCTCGAAGTCGCGGTAGCCGTACCGGCCGGTGATCACGGGGGCGAGGTCGAGGCCGCCCTCCAGCAGGACGGACATGGCGTACCAGGTCTCGTACATCTCGCGGCCGTAGATGCCCTTGATCGTGATCATCGAGGTGACGATCCGGGCCCAGTCCACGGCGAACTCCTCGGAGGGGAGTCCGAGCATGGCGATCCGGCCGCCGTGCGTCATGTTCGCGATCATGTCGCGCATCGCCTCGGGGCGGCCGGACATCTCCAGGCCGATGTCGAAGCCCTCGCGCAGGCCCAGCTCCTTCTGGCCGTCCGCGATGGTCGAGTCGGCGACGTTGAGCGCCAGGCTGACGCCGACCTTGCGGGCCAGTTCGAGGCGGGCCTCGCTGACGTCGGTGATGACGACGTTGCGGGCGCCGGCGTGCTTGGCGACGGCGGCGGCCATGATGCCGATCGGGCCCGCACCGGTGATCAGGACGTCCTCGCTGACCAGCGGGAAGGACAGCGCGGTGTGCACGGCGTTGCCGAACGGGTCGAAGATCGCGGCGACGTCGAGGTCGACGGGGACCCGGTGCACCCACACGTTGGAGGCGGGCAGCGCGACGTACTCGGCGAAGGCGCCGTCGCGGCCGACGCCGAGGCCCAGCGTGGAGCGGCAGAGGTGGCGGCGGCCGGCCAGGCAGTTGCGGCACTTGCCGCAGACGAGGTGGCCTTCGCCGCTGACCAGGTCGCCGACGGCGATGTCCACCACGTCGGAGCCGATCGCGGCGACCTCGCCGACGAACTCGTGGCCGAGGACGAGCGGGGTGGTGATGGCCTGCTGCGCCCAGCCGTCGTAGTTGCGGATGTGCAGGTCGGTCCCGCAGATGCCGGTGCGCAGGACCTTGATCAGTACGTCGCCGGGGCCGGTCTCGGGCTCGGGGACGTCCATCAGCCAGAGCCCGGGCTCGGCCTTCTGCTTCACGAGTGCCTTCACGGCTGCGGCTCCCTGTACGGCGTTGAGCTCCCCGGGCCGGGGGCATGCCTGAGGAAGCCTGCGGCCCGGGGAAGGATGAGAGGGACGGCATGGCAGCGCGCTCGCTCCGGCTGCCGCGCACCATCCTCCGCCGTCACGGAGAAATCTGCCGTACCCCGCGCCCCAGGTCCATCGAGGTTTTCTTAAGCGGGACCGCAGCTCCGCTTCACACCGTGTGCGGCTTCCGCCGTACGGCTCAGTCGCGCGGCCAGGGCCGTCCGTCCAGGCGTTCGATGTCGCGGTTGAGGCGGGCCAGGTCGTCCGCGAAGCGGGCGGCCTCCTCCGGGGTCCACTCGGCGAGGACCCGTTGCAGCCCCTCGCGGTTCTCGGCCCGGTCCTTGTCGAGGCGGCGTTCGCCCTCGTCCGTGATGACGAACTTGCGCGCGATCCCGCCGTCCGGGTCGGCGATACGGTCCACCACTCCGGCCCGCAGCATCGCGGCGGTCTGCCGGTTCAGCGTCGAGGTGTCGAGGCCGAACGCGTCGTGCAGCTGGCCGATCGACATCGGGCCCTGGACCCGGATGCGGCTGAGGAGGATGTACGCGCTCCGGTCGAGCCGCCCGCCGCCGCGCGAGGTGAGCAGGCTCATGTGCCGGCCGAGCAGCATCGTCTCGAACTCGATCCGGTCCACAGGCATGTCCACGCACGGCTCCCTACGACTGCGGTGCGCCTCCCCCACCGGGCCGGCGACCTCTCTGTACACATATACCACGGAATGTGTGCACGATGCACGTATCATGCATGATGCACAACGAGCATCGCGCGGCCGGAAGCGGCCGGAAGGTTTGAGCGGCGGCCGCCACTCGAAACGGTTGTCCTGCCCGCCCCGGCGCCGGACAATCCGCTTCCCCGGGAACCGTTCGCGCACCCGGCCGTAGACTCGCCGGATGGCGAAGTATTTCGACGTACACCCCGAAAATCCCCAGCAGCGCACCATCACCAACGTGGCCGAAAGCATCCGCTCCGGGTCGCTCGTCGCGTATCCGACGGACTCCTGCTACGCACTCGGGTGCCAGCTCGGCAGCCGGGACGGCCTGTCCCGCATCCGGGCGATCCGCAACCTCGACGACCGCCACCACTTCACGCTGATGTGCCAGAACTTCGCCCAGCTCGGGCAGTTCGTGCACATCGACAACGACGTGTTCCGTACGGTCAAGGCGTCGACGCCCGGCCAGTACACCTTCATCCTGCCGGCCACCAAGGAGGTGCCGCGCCAGCTGCTGCACCCCAAGAAGAAGACCGTGGGCGTCCGCATCCCCGACCACCCGGTCGTGCAGGCGCTCCTGGGCGAGCTGGGCGAACCGCTGCTCTCCAGCACGCTGTTGCTGCCCGACGAGGCCGAACCCCTCACCCAGGGCTGGGAGATCAAGGAGCGCCTGGACCACGAGGTGGACATCGTCATCGACTCCGGCGACTGCGGTACGGAGCCGACGACGGTCATCGACTTCTCGGGCGGCGAGCTGGAGATCGTACGCCGGGGAGCCGGCGACATCTCGCGCTTCGAGTAGCCCGGCCGACCGCCTGCGTACGCCGCGGTTTCGGAAGGCGGCGCAGGGGCAACCGGCGTTCATGGACGCCAATGAGGGAAGTGCGGAAGTGGTTCCTACGCAGGGAGACGAGCACCATGTCCTCCTCAGCGCCGACACCAACGGAGACGGCAGGCCCGACGTGTGGATGACGGACACCACCGGTGACGGCAAAGCCGACCTCTACCAGTTCGACACCACCGGTGACGGAGTGGTCGATGTGACCGTGGTCGAGGGGGCAGAAGCTCCCGGCACCGACCGGCTCGTGGTCGAGGGCGACGGCGGTCACCCGCAATCCGTCTGAGCCGAAGTCACCCTCGGGCGGTGACCGGACAGGGGTAGCCGCCCGGTACTCGGCCTCGGATGAATTCCGGGTTACCGGGGCCGGGCGGCCCGCTGCCGTATTCAACGACGGTCTCCGGCGGTCCCCGACGGCCTCTCAGTCGTAGAAGAAGAGCTCCAGGTCCTCGACGGATCCGGGCCCGTTGAAGAACGCCTCGGCTTTGGACACCTCGTACTCCGGAGGCAGTTCGCCCGCCAAGAGCCGGCCCATCCAGATCTCTCCCTGCTCGGCTACCACGTAGATACCGGACAGCAATGCGGCCATTCCGGCACGGGGCGGCGGATTCCGCCCGACGACCGGTTGGAGCACCCAGCCGCCCGCCCGGGCCGCGAGCCGCAGCACTCCGGCCCAGTTCGCGATCCTCCCCAGGCGTACGTGCCACGAGTCCTCCGT from Streptomyces drozdowiczii carries:
- a CDS encoding glycine C-acetyltransferase, which produces MFDSVRDDLRTTLEEIEAAGLHKPERVIGTPQSATVAVTAGGRPGEVLNFCANNYLGLADHPDVIAAAHEALDRWGYGMASVRFICGTQEVHKELEQRLSSFLGQEDTILYSSCFDANGGVFETILGAEDAVISDALNHASIIDGIRLSKAKRFRYANRDMADLETQLKEASGARRRLIVTDGVFSMDGYVAPLREICDLAERYDAMVMVDDSHAVGFVGAGGRGTPELHDVMDRVDIITGTLGKALGGASGGYVAARAEIVALLRQRSRPYLFSNSLAPVIAAASLKVIDLLESAGELRERLNANTALFRTRMTEEGFDILPGDHAIAPVMIGDAAKAGRMAELLLERGVYVIGFSYPVVPQGAARIRVQLSAAHSTADVNRAVDAFVAARAELEG
- the tdh gene encoding L-threonine 3-dehydrogenase, coding for MKALVKQKAEPGLWLMDVPEPETGPGDVLIKVLRTGICGTDLHIRNYDGWAQQAITTPLVLGHEFVGEVAAIGSDVVDIAVGDLVSGEGHLVCGKCRNCLAGRRHLCRSTLGLGVGRDGAFAEYVALPASNVWVHRVPVDLDVAAIFDPFGNAVHTALSFPLVSEDVLITGAGPIGIMAAAVAKHAGARNVVITDVSEARLELARKVGVSLALNVADSTIADGQKELGLREGFDIGLEMSGRPEAMRDMIANMTHGGRIAMLGLPSEEFAVDWARIVTSMITIKGIYGREMYETWYAMSVLLEGGLDLAPVITGRYGYRDFEAAFDDAASGRGGKVILDWTV
- a CDS encoding L-threonylcarbamoyladenylate synthase — protein: MAKYFDVHPENPQQRTITNVAESIRSGSLVAYPTDSCYALGCQLGSRDGLSRIRAIRNLDDRHHFTLMCQNFAQLGQFVHIDNDVFRTVKASTPGQYTFILPATKEVPRQLLHPKKKTVGVRIPDHPVVQALLGELGEPLLSSTLLLPDEAEPLTQGWEIKERLDHEVDIVIDSGDCGTEPTTVIDFSGGELEIVRRGAGDISRFE
- a CDS encoding LysR family transcriptional regulator, with the protein product MIDARRLRVLRAVADHGTVTAAAAALYLTPSAVSQQLAALEQETGHRLVERGSRGARLTPAGEILLTHTNAVLAQLERAEAELAAYGSGEAGTVTVAAFATGIGLVLAPAIAALSRTAPGIKVRVQDAEGDASVPMVLDRQVDVAVAVEYRGAPGEDDRRLTRVPLYSEPFDAVLPVGHRLAGQEQVAVAELAKDAWIGPYPGNPCHDVVVLACEYAGFAPNLEHSSDDFHAVVALAGAGAGVALVPRTALQGMPLTGVVVRPVRGTAPTRRVFAAVRRGAEAHPLIAPVLEALAGAAG
- a CDS encoding MarR family winged helix-turn-helix transcriptional regulator; amino-acid sequence: MDMPVDRIEFETMLLGRHMSLLTSRGGGRLDRSAYILLSRIRVQGPMSIGQLHDAFGLDTSTLNRQTAAMLRAGVVDRIADPDGGIARKFVITDEGERRLDKDRAENREGLQRVLAEWTPEEAARFADDLARLNRDIERLDGRPWPRD